One stretch of Armigeres subalbatus isolate Guangzhou_Male chromosome 2, GZ_Asu_2, whole genome shotgun sequence DNA includes these proteins:
- the LOC134214168 gene encoding probable chitinase 2, whose amino-acid sequence MLTLFVIGIIVLVGPAYGERKSCEEKRYNVVCNLASWSVYREEEGAFNISYIIPSYCTHIVYTFAGLNLGGGIDSLDYYNDINAYKGYQKIVELKEENPCLKVLLAIGGWNEGSEKYSLMAEESETRVAFADSALRFLVHFGFDGLDVDWEYPTMRGGVPEDRTNFVLLLQALRDKFKRRNKILSIAISGSPSVIQAAYDMAPICEVCDFVSLMGYDYSVRDKTSVDGPLYSEPVMRSESIDGAISYIRKSGCPLEKINLGISTMAKTYTLKPGATASINTGIVVQGPGRAGPFTKYAGALGYNELCAMLTDSKGKTAFLRNVGVKVVVIGDQWITYDDRETVGIKTEYVKQKKLGGVMFWTIDTDDFIGDCFNQAYPMVLAANKVFGYVV is encoded by the exons ATGCTCACGTTATTCGTCATTGGAATAATTGTCCTCGTCGGTCCGGCATACGGGGAACGGAAAAGTTGTGAGGAAA AGCGCTACAATGTCGTATGCAATCTGGCCAGCTGGTCAGTCTATCGCGAAGAAGAAGGAGCGTTCAACATAAGCTACATCATCCCGAGCTACTGCACCCATATCGTGTATACGTTTGCTGGATTGAATCTGGGCGGCGGAATAGATTCATTGGACTATTATAATGACATCAATGCTTACA AGGGTTACCAGAAGATCGTAGAGCTGAAAGAAGAAAACCCATGTTTGAAGGTCCTTCTAGCAATTGGCGGATGGAATGAGGGTTCCGAAAAATATTCTTTg ATGGCGGAAGAGAGTGAAACAAGAGTAGCATTTGCTGACAGTGCGCTACGCTTTTTGGTGCACTTCGGGTTCGATGGATTGGATGTCGATTGGGAGTATCCTACCATG AGAGGTGGCGTTCCAGAAGATCGAACAAATTTCGTTCTACTTTTGCAAGCGTTGCGTGACAAATTCAAGCGTCGGAACAAAATTCTATCGATTGCGATAAGCGGGTCTCCCAGTGTTATCCAGGCGGCCTACGACATGGCCCCCATCTGCGAAGTTTGCGATTTTGTTTCCCTAATGGGTTACGATTACAGTGTCAGAGACAAGACTAGTGTGGATGGGCCACTCTATTCGGAACCGGTTATGCGATCGGAGTCGATAGACGGAGCCATATCCTACATCCGCAAGAGTGGTTGTCCTTTAGAAAAGATAAACTTGGGCATCTCGACCATGGCCAAAACGTATACCTTGAAACCAGGAGCGACAGCCTCGATTAATACCGGAATAGTCGTTCAGGGTCCCGGACGAGCCGGACCGTTTACCAAATATGCAGGTGCTTTAGGGTACAATGAGCTGTGCGCGATGTTGACTGATAGTAAGGGAAAGACTGCCTTTTTGCGGAACGTGGGAGTCAAAGTGGTCGTTATTGGTGACCAGTGGATTACTTACGACGATAGAGAAACGGTTGGAATCAAGACAGAATATGTGAAGCAGAAGAAACTGGGAGGCGTCATGTTTTGGACGATCGACACGGATGACTTCATCGGAGACTGCTTCAATCAAGCTTACCCGATGGTGCTGGCTGCTAACAAGGTGTTTGGATATGTTGTATAG